Part of the Stackebrandtia endophytica genome is shown below.
GGACGGGGGCGGGGAATACGTCGTCGTCGACATGGTCGCCGGCGCCGAGGCGTTCGCCTCGGGAATGTTCACGCGTTTCGACCGAACCTTCCTCGTGTGCGAACCCACGGTGCGCAGCGTCGGGGTGTATCACCAGTACGCCGGATATGCCGCGGACTATCGGGTTCCGATCTCGGTGATCGGCAACAAGATCGATGAACCCGGTGACGTCGACTTCCTGCGTGAGCACGTAGGTGACGCGCTGTTCGGTTGGTGTAGTCGTTCGTCCTATGTGAAATCCGCCGAACGAGGAGACGTCGCTCCGATCGAGACGTTGGAGTCGGACAACCTTGCGGTCGTCGACGCCGCCAGGCGGCTGGTCGACGAGACGGAGAAGGACTTGGTGAAGTTCACCGAGCAGGCGCGGTTGTTTCATAGGCGCAATGCCGAGGCGTGGGGAAACGACCGTAGCGGAACCGACCTCATCGGACAGATTGATCCCGAGTTCGTCATGCCTGCGGCACAAGATCTGTCCTCGTTGGTCGGTTAGGTCCGCTTTGTCGGCCACTAGGCACGGCTTGTGTCCGATTGACGACAGCGTCACTCCTCGTGATTCGAAAGTATCGCCAGTACCCAAGAAAAGGAGCGACAATCATGTCTCTCGATGTTTCACCGGCCCTGTTGGAGAAAGCCGAACGAGGCGAGGTCAGCGACGAGGAATTTGTCGACTGCGTCCGCAACTCACTGCCCTTCGCATGGAACCTGATCAGCCGCGTGGTGGCTGAGCTCAAAGACGGCACCGAGGATTTTGCCGACAACGTCACCCCGCCACCGGACGAGGCCGCCCGTGGCCAGCTGCTTCGGGCCCTGGCCTCCGACTCGATCCGCGGTGGCCTCGAACGGCACTTCGGCGTCAAGTTGGCGTTCCAGAACTGCCACCGTGTGGCCGCGTTTCGTACTGCAGCCATCGACGGTGACCGCTACCGCAAGTTCATCTCGCCGGTCGGGCAACTGCGCAACCAGTCGCCAGAACTTCGTGACTGCTGATCGATCGCCGGCGGTGGCCCATCACGGTCGCCGCCGGCTCCAGTACCGCCGGTGGGGGTAGCCGCGTGCAGTGTGATCTCTTTCTGGTGGGGGAGGGAGTACGGTCTGATCCGAGCGCGGTTCCATCGAACCTGCTGAGCCACGCGGTGACCGCCGAGGCGGTCGGCTTCGACACCGTCTGGTTGGCCGAACACCACTTCATTCGATACGGGGCCTGCCCGTCCCCTCCGGTCATGGCCGCGTCGATTCTGTCGAGAACGACCCGGCTGCGAGTGGGAACCGCCGCCTGCGTGTTGTCGAATCGGCATCCGGTTGCGCTGGCTGAGGAAGCCGTGATGTTGGATGCGATCTCGGACGGCCGGTTTCGGCTCGGGGTGGCGCGAGGCGGGCCGTGGGTGGACGTGGAGGTGTTCGGAGCCGGGCCCGAACGTCTTGAATCCGGGTTCGAGGAGACTCTCGACGTTCTACTGTCCTGGTTGGAGGGCGGGGAGGTCGGATGCTCGGGGCGATTTTTTGATTTCCGATCGGTGCCGGTACTGGCGACGCCGTCGATCGGGCTCGGGGTGTGGGTAGCCGCCACGTCGCGGGGTACCGTCGATCTGGCCGCGCATCGTGGGTTGCCGTTGTTGTTGGGGGTCCACTCCACGGTGGAGGAGAATGCGGGGTTGGTTCGGCGATGGCGCGAGGTCGCCGAGAAGCACGGGCATGATCCCGACGCCGCCGAGCACGGGGCCGTGTTCCTGGCATACGCGGCGGACAACCGGGTGGAGGCGATCGAGCGGTTGCGAATTCCCCTGATCGAATGGCTGTCGAAGGGTGTCGGCGACTACCGTCGTCTTGACGGAAGCCGAGGCAGCCGAGAGCAGACCGAATACGTTGATCGGTTGCTCGCCGGCCACCTGGTCGGTGCCCCAGGTGAAAGCGCCGAACGACTGGCCGAGTCAGCCGAGGTCACCGGGATAAGACGTGCACTTCTGATGGTCGAGGGTGCCGCCAGTCCGTCGGAGGTCGATGAGAACATTCGCAGGCTGGGCGTCGAACTGGTGCCTATCGTGAGTTGACCGCCCAGGTCAACGCATCGGTGATCGTCGGGTGCTTGAACTCGAATCCGTTGTCGCGCAACACTGCGGCGTCCACGCGGGCGCCACGTACCAGCTCGACCGCCGCCTCACCGACGACCAGCCGAAGGGCGAAACCGGGGATGATCCACGGTGCCGGTCGGTGGAGCAGCGAACCCAATGTCTTGGCCAACTCGGCATTGGTGGCGGGCGTCGGGCCGACCAGGTTGACCGGGCCGCTCA
Proteins encoded:
- a CDS encoding ATP-binding protein, with the protein product MKIAFVGKGGSGKTTMAALFARRAVNVGRSVLAIDADINQHLAAALGMPAERLPVLPMLGERLPWIKEYLRGDNPRIASADAMLKTTPPGRGSRLIRLTADDVLLGEVTTPVAGLRLGVTGGFAETDLGVACYHSKVGAVELMLNHLVDGGGEYVVVDMVAGAEAFASGMFTRFDRTFLVCEPTVRSVGVYHQYAGYAADYRVPISVIGNKIDEPGDVDFLREHVGDALFGWCSRSSYVKSAERGDVAPIETLESDNLAVVDAARRLVDETEKDLVKFTEQARLFHRRNAEAWGNDRSGTDLIGQIDPEFVMPAAQDLSSLVG
- a CDS encoding SCO5389 family protein, translated to MSLDVSPALLEKAERGEVSDEEFVDCVRNSLPFAWNLISRVVAELKDGTEDFADNVTPPPDEAARGQLLRALASDSIRGGLERHFGVKLAFQNCHRVAAFRTAAIDGDRYRKFISPVGQLRNQSPELRDC
- a CDS encoding LLM class flavin-dependent oxidoreductase, with product MQCDLFLVGEGVRSDPSAVPSNLLSHAVTAEAVGFDTVWLAEHHFIRYGACPSPPVMAASILSRTTRLRVGTAACVLSNRHPVALAEEAVMLDAISDGRFRLGVARGGPWVDVEVFGAGPERLESGFEETLDVLLSWLEGGEVGCSGRFFDFRSVPVLATPSIGLGVWVAATSRGTVDLAAHRGLPLLLGVHSTVEENAGLVRRWREVAEKHGHDPDAAEHGAVFLAYAADNRVEAIERLRIPLIEWLSKGVGDYRRLDGSRGSREQTEYVDRLLAGHLVGAPGESAERLAESAEVTGIRRALLMVEGAASPSEVDENIRRLGVELVPIVS